The following DNA comes from Patagioenas fasciata isolate bPatFas1 chromosome 34, bPatFas1.hap1, whole genome shotgun sequence.
gggcccaagagttcaggagaggggacccaggagtaccccaagggacccacgagttcaggaggggacccaggagtgccccagggacccaggagtgccccaaggaacccacgagttcaggaggggaaccaggagtgccccagggacccaggagtgccccaaggagcccatgagttcaggaggggacccagaagtgcttcaagggacccaggagttcaggaggggacccaggagtgccccagggacccaggagttcaggagaggggacccaggagtgccccaagggacccaggagtgccccaagggacccacaagttcaggaggggacccagaagtgtcCCAGAGACctgggagttcaggaggggacccaggagtgccccaagggacccaggagttcaggagggcacccgaaCCACTCCACCCCCCCCTTACCAACTCAACCCCCACATATTCTGGtacaaacccccccaaatcccctctttTTAATCCCTTTTTCCACTCTCATACCAACACTTTATGGCCGGGGGGGGGAAATCGCAGCTTCCCCCACACttcctccccctctcctccctttccccccccaaaaaaaaccccttttccgGGTGTTTTCCCCCTTAATTCCCTTTTCCGCCAGCGTGGCCGCGTTAACCCTTGAACCTCCAGCCTCATCGCGCTTCCCCACCCGCTTTGTTTGCCCATCAGGAGCCGCCCCCCCCGGGTTAATCCCGGGTTAATAATTAAAATGAACGGACTctgccccctcctccccacccccccccagttTCTCTTTGCAGTTTATTTGCCCCTTTATTTGTTTAATACCGGTTTtaatctccacggtgccacgttGCCGAATCTCCGGGGCGGTTTCGCTTCCTCTCCCCGTCGGGGttggtggcgggggggggggggggtggaattttctcagtgtggggggaattttGAGAGCTCCCCTGGGTGTTTTAAGGgtgaggagttcgggaggggacccaggagttcgggaggggacccaggagttcaggggtgagccaggagttcaggggtgagccaggagttccccaagagacccaggagttccgggaaggACCCTGCAGTttagggaaggacccaggcgaccggggggggacccaggagttcagggagggacccaggagttcgggggggacccaggagtttggggggaccctgcagtttggaggggggacccaggagtttggggggagacccaggagtttgggtaaggacccaggcatccgggggggacCCTGCAGTTTgggggtgacccaggagttccccaagggacccaggagttcagggagggaccccgGAGTTCGGGGGgcgacccaggagtttggggggaccctgcagtttggggagagacccaggagttcagggaaggacccaggcgtccgggggggacccaggagttcagggaaggaccctgcagtttgggagggacccaggagttccccaagggacccaggcgtccgggggggaccctgcAGTTTgggggtgacccaggagttccccaagggacccaggagttcggggaagaacccaggacttcaggggtgacccaggagtttggggagggacccaggagttcgggggggggacccaaatacggacccaggtgtccaggagggagccaaaaaggggacccaggcgtccggtggGGAGcgcaaataggggacccaggagttcagggagggacccaggagttcgggggggacccagaagttcagggaaggacccaggagttcaggggggacccaggagttccccaagggacccaggagttcagggaaggacccaggcgtccgggggggacccaggagttcaggggtgacccaggagttccccaagggacccaggagttcagggaaggacccaggcgtccggggggcacccaggagttccccaagggacccaggagttcaggggtgacccaggagttccccaagggacccaggagttcagggaaggacccaggcgtccgggcgggacccaggagttccccaagggacctaggacttcagggaaggacccaggcgtccgggggggacccaggagttcgggagggacccatccTTTTATTTTCCCCTTGATTTCCCCCCACTAATTTATCGTGTGCCCCCCCAGGTCCATGGCGCGGCCCTGAGCGCTGAAGGATGCTGAAGAAGAGCGGCTGGGCGGTGTGGGGCGCCGCGCTCTTCCTCGCCTggaacctcctcctcctcttcctctggaGCCGCCCAgcgccttcctcctcttcctcatcctcctcctcctcctcccgcttaACGGCCGAGGTGATCCGCTTGGCTCAAGATGCCGAAACCGAACTGGAACGCCAACAGGACCTCCTACGCCAAATCCAACGCTACCGCGGGTTATGGAGCCGGCGCCGCGCCCTCCTCCCCCTCACCCCGCAACCGGTGACGGATCCGGATCCGACGTCCCCGGTGTTACCGGTACTGGTGCTGGCGTGCGACCGCAGCACCGTACGGCGCTGCCTGGACGCTCTCCTCCGCTACCGACCCTCGGCGCACCGCTTCCCCCTCATCGTCAGCCAGGATTGCGGCCACGCCGAGACCGCCCGCGTCATCGCGTCCTACGGCGCCGCCGTGGCGCACATCCGCCAACCGGACCTCGGCGAGGTGGCCGCGCCGCCCGAACACCGCAAGTTCCAGGGTTATTACCGCATCGCCCGCCACTACCGCTGGGCGTTGGGCCAGGTGTTCCGCACCTTCCGCTACCGCGCCGCCATCGTGGTGGAGGACGACTTGGAGGTGGCGCCGGATTTCTTCGAGTACTTCCAAGCGGCGTTACCGTTGCTCCTCGCCGACCGCAGCTTGTGGTGCGTGTCGGCGTGGAACGACAACGGTAAGGAGCAGATGGTGGACGCCGCTCGCGCCGAACTCCTCTACCGCACCGATTTCTTCCCCGGCTTGGGTTGGTTGCTCCTCGATGAGCTTTGGGATGAGTTGGAACCCAAGTGGCCGGCGGCGTTTTGGGACGATTGGATGCGGCAACCGGAGCAGCGCCGCGGTCGCGCTTGCGTGCGGCCCGAGGTGTCGCGTACGGTGACGTTCGGCCGCAAAGGCGTGAGCCACGGGCAGTTCTTCGATCAGTACCTAAAGTTCATCAAGCTTAACGACCGCTTCGTGCCTTTCACCCAACTGGACCTTTCTTACCTCAAAAAGGAGGAGTACGAACGCCGCTTTTTGGCCGAGGTGTACGGCGCGCCCGAGGTGCGGTTGGAGGAGCTACGGGCCGGCCGCCACCATCACCGCGATCAACCGGGGCCGGTGCGGCTTCAATACCGCGGTCGCGACGCCTTCAAGGCCGCGGCCAAGGCCTTGGGGCTCATGGATGACCTCAAATCCGGCGTCCCCCGCGCCGGCTACCGCGGCATCGTCAGCTTCGTCTACCGGGGGCGCCGCGTCTTCCTGGCGCCTCCGCCGGATTGGGACGGCTACGACCCCAGTTGGAGTTAACGGGGTTCGCCCCCCCCGTCTTTTGAAGGGGTTTCCCCCCTATTTTGGGGGGTTTCGCCCCCCGTTTTGGTTGGGTTTCCCCCCGTTTTGGTTGGGTTTCCCCCCATTTTGGTTGGGTTTCCCCCccgttttggttgggtttggtgggGAGGATTCGGCACGCGGCGCCGAGTGTGGTTTGCGGaataaaaggaggaggaaaaggcgaTATTGGGGTGTCCGGTAGCGCCCGTGGGGCCTATATGGTGCTATAGGGGGATTGTCTATATGTTGGGGTCGGTGGCATAGGGCTGTGAATTGACCCATATGGGTTTGTGTGGGTCTGTATGGGTTTGTGCGAATCTG
Coding sequences within:
- the MGAT1 gene encoding alpha-1,3-mannosyl-glycoprotein 2-beta-N-acetylglucosaminyltransferase, with the protein product MLKKSGWAVWGAALFLAWNLLLLFLWSRPAPSSSSSSSSSSSRLTAEVIRLAQDAETELERQQDLLRQIQRYRGLWSRRRALLPLTPQPVTDPDPTSPVLPVLVLACDRSTVRRCLDALLRYRPSAHRFPLIVSQDCGHAETARVIASYGAAVAHIRQPDLGEVAAPPEHRKFQGYYRIARHYRWALGQVFRTFRYRAAIVVEDDLEVAPDFFEYFQAALPLLLADRSLWCVSAWNDNGKEQMVDAARAELLYRTDFFPGLGWLLLDELWDELEPKWPAAFWDDWMRQPEQRRGRACVRPEVSRTVTFGRKGVSHGQFFDQYLKFIKLNDRFVPFTQLDLSYLKKEEYERRFLAEVYGAPEVRLEELRAGRHHHRDQPGPVRLQYRGRDAFKAAAKALGLMDDLKSGVPRAGYRGIVSFVYRGRRVFLAPPPDWDGYDPSWS